In Deltaproteobacteria bacterium, a genomic segment contains:
- a CDS encoding ABC transporter ATP-binding protein has product MLKINNIEVKYHEVILVLKGVSVEVSDGGIVALLGANGAGKSTTLKAISGLLKHEDGAVTDGNIEFMGDRIDRQFAEKIAQKGIVQVIEGRRVFEHLTVEQNLRVGAHLRKSGSPIKDGLDMVYRYFPRLKEKRNETAGFVSGGEQQMTVVGRALMTEPRMILLDEPSMGLAPMLIHEIFNIITKLNREQHITILLVEQNAKLALNVAPYAYVMENGRIVMDDTAERLIQNPDIKDFYLGLTDKGGRKSFRDVKHYKRRKRWLT; this is encoded by the coding sequence ATCCTGAAGATCAACAATATTGAGGTCAAGTATCATGAAGTCATACTCGTCCTCAAAGGCGTATCCGTGGAAGTAAGTGACGGCGGTATCGTGGCTCTGTTGGGAGCTAACGGAGCCGGAAAGAGCACTACGCTGAAAGCCATTTCCGGCCTTCTCAAACATGAGGATGGAGCCGTTACGGATGGTAACATCGAGTTTATGGGTGATCGGATAGACCGGCAATTCGCTGAAAAGATCGCTCAGAAGGGCATCGTGCAGGTGATCGAGGGTCGCAGAGTGTTCGAGCATCTCACAGTCGAGCAAAATCTAAGAGTTGGCGCACACCTGCGAAAGAGCGGCAGTCCGATAAAAGACGGATTGGACATGGTGTACCGATACTTTCCTCGATTGAAAGAGAAGAGGAACGAGACCGCCGGCTTTGTGAGCGGTGGAGAACAGCAGATGACCGTCGTTGGCCGGGCGCTTATGACCGAGCCCAGAATGATCCTTCTCGACGAACCATCCATGGGATTGGCTCCCATGCTCATTCACGAGATCTTCAACATCATAACGAAGCTCAACCGGGAACAACATATTACAATCCTCTTGGTCGAGCAAAATGCCAAGCTGGCTCTTAACGTAGCTCCTTATGCCTACGTCATGGAGAACGGCCGCATCGTAATGGACGATACAGCGGAAAGGCTCATACAAAATCCGGACATCAAGGATTTCTACTTGGGCCTTACCGACAAGGGTGGCAGAAAGAGTTTCCGTGATGTCAAGCACTACAAGAGAAGGAAACGCTGGCTTACCTAA
- a CDS encoding RNA polymerase subunit sigma-70, which yields MKQSKGTPKSENVSRDRKSRAEPESSNTSPTYSTPPAQFDPLRRYLWEINQYKLLTPEEEKDLATRYYEKRDMDAAYGLITANLRLVVKIALDFQRYWMQNLLDLIQEGNIGLMQAVKKFDP from the coding sequence ATGAAGCAGAGCAAAGGAACGCCAAAAAGCGAAAACGTTTCCCGGGATCGAAAATCCAGGGCTGAGCCGGAGTCTTCGAACACGTCGCCTACATATTCGACCCCTCCGGCGCAATTTGATCCCCTTCGTCGCTACCTCTGGGAAATCAACCAGTACAAGCTCCTGACTCCGGAAGAAGAAAAGGATCTTGCCACCCGGTACTATGAAAAAAGGGATATGGATGCGGCCTACGGGTTGATCACTGCCAATTTGCGCCTGGTGGTCAAGATTGCCCTGGATTTCCAAAGATATTGGATGCAGAATCTATTGGATTTGATCCAGGAAGGAAACATCGGGTTGATGCAGGCTGTAAAGAAGTTCGATCCCT
- a CDS encoding LEA type 2 family protein, which produces MQIRRIILVGLMIVLAFALSATGCIPVKPSQDNFKMPTVTLSQVEVASYWGWWYYSSQVEPTKGKADNRGAPLVLAFVFEITNPNEYPVVLDDFRFTVAFEDFDLNTVNAYESMWIPAGKTNELRVPAVFDARTSMMSLGVTGGFKLKEKNVSIFDQLESWWTGISAFSFPVYVKEGAAQFGADGVSAVVAFSGKFPE; this is translated from the coding sequence ATGCAAATTAGAAGAATAATCCTAGTTGGGTTGATGATCGTTCTCGCATTCGCTCTTAGCGCCACAGGATGCATACCCGTCAAACCGTCCCAGGACAACTTTAAGATGCCCACGGTTACGTTGAGCCAGGTTGAAGTTGCAAGCTACTGGGGTTGGTGGTATTACTCAAGTCAGGTAGAGCCGACCAAAGGAAAAGCCGACAATCGAGGCGCTCCGCTGGTTTTGGCGTTTGTGTTCGAGATAACCAACCCGAATGAGTATCCGGTCGTGTTGGATGATTTCAGGTTTACGGTAGCGTTCGAGGATTTCGATCTCAATACCGTAAATGCGTATGAGTCCATGTGGATCCCCGCCGGCAAAACAAACGAGCTTCGCGTCCCGGCGGTTTTCGACGCGAGAACGAGCATGATGAGCCTGGGTGTAACCGGCGGATTCAAACTGAAAGAAAAGAATGTGTCCATTTTCGATCAGCTGGAGTCTTGGTGGACGGGAATTTCGGCCTTCTCGTTCCCCGTCTATGTTAAAGAGGGCGCGGCGCAGTTCGGCGCCGACGGCGTCAGCGCGGTCGTCGCTTTCTCAGGAAAATTCCCCGAATAA